In Nostoc edaphicum CCNP1411, the sequence CAATTGGCAACATTAATACGCTGAGTGCGACACCACCTGCCAACGCGGAGAAGTTGCCCATTGTAGCAACAACTATACTATAAGAAAACAGACCCGCCAATATCGCTGGAACACCTGTGAGGACGTTAGCAGAGAATCTCACCCAGTAGGCAATTTGAGTCCCTTTGGCAAATTCAGTTAAGTAAATTGCCCCTAGAATTCCTATTGGTATGCTAAGTACACTTGCCACACCAAGGGTGATTAAAGACCCAATAATGGCGTGACCAAATCCACCTTCAGTCAGTCCTGGTGGAGGGGGTAATTCTGTAAAAGACTCGATTCCCAATCTGGGCAACCCTTGACGAGCAACATCATAAACCACTGCTACTAAGGGTGCTATTACTAGCAACGTAAAAAAACCTGCAATTGTCGTTAGTAAGACACTCAAAATATTCTTGCTAGAGACTTTTGAGCCTTTCAAATTCACAGGTTCAATGGTTGCAGAGAAATCATTGTGATTACTGGTCACGTCGCTTCGCTCCAAATTCAAAATTAATAATCCCGATAAGTAAAAAGGGATTTTGAGGCTTTAGTATGAACAAAATGCGATCGCGTTTAAGTAAATAATTACTCAACGTTTTGAAATTTCTTAATAAACACTTGAGCAAGGATATTGACAATCAAACTCAAAATCATCAATATAAGTCCTGTGTAGAGTAGAGCTGCAACTTGAGTTCGACCAGCTTCACCAAATTGGGATGCAATGAGTGATGTAATAGTTGCACCAGGATTTAATAAAGAAGGAGTAATCCGGTTGGCATTTCCAACTAGCATTGCTGCAACCATTGTTTCTCCCATTGCTCGTCCCAGTGCGATCATGATAGAACCAATAATTCCAGATAAACCAGCGGGAATTAATACTCGCATAATAGTTTCCCAACGGGTTGCACCCATCGCCATTGCCCCTTGTCGGAGTTCTGGTGGCAAAGACCGCAGTGTATCCCGTGTAATGGAAATAATAATGGGTACAACCATAATTGCTAAGACAATGCCTAGTGTCAACAGACTATAGCCTCTAGGAATGCCTGAAAAAAGGGGAATCCAGCCCAATGTATCGCTGAGAAATTGATAGAACGGACGAATAAAGGGGATGAACACAAAGATGCCCCAGAGTCCCAAAACTACGCTGGGAATAGCAACAATCAACTCAATCGCAAACAAGATAGGAGTACGAATGTAACTAGGGATGAAATCTTCGTTCAGAAATACTGCAACTCCAATCCCAACGGGTATTGCAATCAAAAGAGCGATCGCTGATGTCACCAAAGTCCCGTAAACCTGTGGTAAAGCACCGTAAATATTATTTACTGGGTCCCAGGTTGTGGTGATGAGAAAATTTAAACCAAAGGTTTGGATGGCAGGTAATGCTGACATTCCAATCTCAAAAATCACAAAAGCGAGAACTCCAGCAACAGCGATCGCCATTATCAGGGTCAGCCAAAAAAAGCTCTGGTCAAAAACTCCCTGAGTAGTTAACCGCTTTTTGATACCTGGTTGATTATCTCTAATGCTTTCTCCAGTCTGTATACTCATAACCAACCCCTTAAAATAATTCGTAATTCGTAATTCGTAATTCGTAATTCGTAATTACGTTTTGTGACTTGTGTTGAGCGAAGTCGAAATATGGGGATTTAGCTTAGGCTTCAATTCGCGCTGCCTGTCTTGCTGGGGAATTAAACAAAACACATACTTTGTTAAAAAAAGAAACTCTTGTAAGATAAGTCTTTTGCTTTTCGCTTCCAGCATGGCTGGCTTTTGCCTTAGCCCGCCTTGACTTGATCAAGTCTTTCTCTAATCCGGTTGATGATGCTTTCTGGCATTGGTACGTAATCTAATTCAGTGGTAATAGACTGACCATCTGTTAGTGCCCATTCCATCACTTTACGTAGACTTTCCCATTTTTGGGGGTCGCTATACTGTCGATAAACCAAAATCCAGGTTAAACCTACAATTGGGTAGGCATTTTCACCTTTAGGATCGGGCACTGTCAGACCAAAGTCTTCTGGAATTTCTGCATTCTCCAACGCAGTAGAAGCAGCTTTTGCTGAAGGGTATATAAAGTTTCCTGCTGCATTCTCAATCTCAGCAGATGGAAGTTGATTTAGTTTTGCATAAGCATACTCAACGTAACCAATCGCTCCTTGGTTTTGTTGGATAAGTGCAGCAACTCCTTCATTCCCCTGACCACCTTGACCTACAGGCCATTTTACGGAGGTTCCTACTCCAGAAGGCCACTTGGGGCAAGCTGCATTAATATGATTTACAAAAATAAATGTCGTACCACTACCGTCAGAGCGATGTGACCAGAGAATCGGTAAGTTAGGTAACTTGAGATTTGGGTTTACTTTAGCAATTGCTGGATCATTCCAGTTAGTGATATTGCCTTGTACAATTCCACAGTACACCTCCCTACTTAACCGCAGTTGACCGTCATTAACACCGGGCAAGTTATAGGCAAATGAAAGAAATCCCCCTGCCATTGGAACTTGGATCGGCTCATAGTTGTATTTAGATTGGAAAGATTTTAAGCGATCGCCTTCAATTGGCGCATCACTCGCGCCAAAATCCACAGTCCCGTTAATGTACTGCTCTAGACCTGCACCGCTTCCTACTGATTGATAACTTACCTGTACATTAGAAGCAACATCTTTGTTATATGCAGAAAACCAGCGTTGATAAAGAGGAGCGGGAAAGGTCGCACCTGCACCACTAATGGCAACCGTACCACCAGCACCTTGTCCCTGAGATCCACCTACTGTAGGCGCTTCGTTCTAGGCCCACAAGATAAAGATCCTAGTGAGAGGGTTAAAAGGATTGCAGAAGTACCTTTGAATTTTTGAAAATTCATAACTATTCTCATCACATTGATCATTAACTTCAGTGTTGAATAGAAATGTTATTCAAAAGTGACATTGCTTTAAGATATGGTTAAGTATTGTTTAAAATTTATTGCTCATTAACAAAGCTCGACTTAATTCATTTTTTTTACTGTGATGCCTACGTTAAGCCCCTACAAAGCTTATTTATAAAAATCTCTAAAACTCGTATTTTGCTGCGAGAGAAAGAGGTCAAACCCTTCGGGAATTAAAAATTAATTATCACGAATAAATTAGAATTTTTATATATATGCTTTCAGGGCAACTAAAAAAATCATCCCGTACCATATAGGACTAATATTTGATTTCTGAAAAAGCTCCGTACATTTGAAGAGTCGCAAAATCAAAGGTAGTGTGCCGGATAAACCACTCAAACATCCATTTGAGATGTGAGAACGAAGGAATCAAGGCACAGAAACGCCGCACCCAGGTTTTAGCTTGTAACCAAATATCCTCAATTGGATTTTGTGACGGGCAATTAGGAGCAAAGCGGACGCAGTGAATTTTCCACTCCTCTTGAGACAAATCTTGGTTTACCTCGCCTAAAAAGTTTTGAACCAGATGTGAACGATGGTAAGAAGCACCATCCCAAAAAAGAAGTAATCTTTGATTGGGGGACTGATCTAATAAATAACGTAGATAATCAATTGTATTTTCTGAGTTACCTGCGTTATACGCTTTTAGTAGTAAGCTTCCCTCCAGATAGTCAACTGCCCCGTAGTATGTCTGTTTGTCTCGTATATTAACAACTCTCACTGCTATTTCTTGGTCAGTTTTTCCCCAGACATACCCACTTAAATCTCCCCACATTAAATGACACTCATCAAGCAGCAATACTCTCAACTTTCCTTCTTCAATTTCCTGCCGATGCCTTGCCAATAGTGTTTCAATCTCTTTTTTTTTTGCAGCAACAGCGTCCTCGTCAGCTTTTGGATTTAAAGAAGTAGTTTTCTTCCAACTAATTCCTGCCGCATCAAATAAGTCATAATAGCTCCGCTTTGACTCATAAGTTACATCATATTCAAAAGCCAATTTATATTCGAGTTCACCAAGTTCCCAACATTCTTTTGTTTGCAACCAACTTAAAACTTCTTCTCGTTGTTGAGCAGTTAAGTAACTTTTTTTTCCCTTGTGGTTCAGGCGCAGTCCCGAAATTCCATCTTCCTCATAAGCTTGCTTCCAGCTTGTTATCGAACCCAGTGACACATCTAAAATTGTTTGAATTTCCTCATACTTGTAGCCTTGATAAACCAATTTGACTGCCAACGCTTTCCTCACCTCACGCGCATCTGGGCGATCATCTATAAATTCTTGTAGTTCTGCGATCGCGGCTTGTAGATGCTGGTTTATCATTGTTAGCTATTAGACAAATATTCTGTCCGTATTATCTCGTAGTTTTTTTCAGAAATCAAATATGATTCCTATATCCCTCTTCTGTCACTTTCCGGGAAAGTGATCGCTAGAAGCCTCATGAGGCAATCAATACAAGCTATACTATTAGAAAAAAATAGGACTTGTATTTGTTATTAGAAAATAATCGCGCAATCGCTTGTTATACAAAAGCTCTAGATTTTAGAAAAGGCAAATGTTTTCGGAGAGTGACAGAAGAGGGATATAAATGTTGGCGTGAGATGATTTTGGAAGTATTTGTAAGTTTTACAACCTTTCAAAAGCAACTTTAGTTCCGTGCTTGGGATTATACAGGTGCGCTTCCAAACCTCTTTCCCCTTTGTTTAAGTACCCGTCGTAATCTATCTGCACTCAAGTTGACTTGACGCTCAGATGCCAGTTTTTTTGCTAATTGTTTAGAGTTATAACTCTCTGAATCTTGAGCTAAACAATTTTCTAGATAAACCAAATCTGATTCCGAATATCGCGGTTTTCCGCCTCGGCCAGGAGCATCCCACAAACCTGCTAAACCCATCTTTTCCCAGCGATGAAGGGTTTGACGTACTGTTGAAATCGCCCAGTTCAGTCCTTTAGCAATTTGCTCATTTTTTAAGCCACGAGTATTCAGTAGTAAAACTTGAGCACGATCCTTGGTACGTTGAGGAACATCTTTGGCTTTTCTCAACTCTTCTAAAGTCAGCTTTTCTTCCTCAGTTAGAAAGACTTTTAATCGGCATCCCATAGTTAATAACCTTTTATGCAATAAAATTTTGTCATTTTTATGTCTATTCACGCCTATACACTTAAGTAGTTGGGTGCTTTATTACACTCTTTAAAACCTAATACCGTTTTTTGTGAAGCTGCATATAATTCACCCTCCGGCTATCGCCGTCCCCCTTGGCAAGCTACGGTGTATATACAAGTCTGAAATAGTTTGCTCACCTGTTTTTTCGCGTCAAATTACCCCACCCTAACCCTCCCCGATGCATTGGGGAGGGAACTAGATTTTCTGTTTCCCCCCTTGGAAAGCTACGGTGTATACACAAGTCGAATTACCCCCTCTAACTCCCCCGATGCATTGGGGGAGAATCGGGTATTTCCCCCCTTTGCAAGGGGGGACTAAGGGGGGTAAATCCGGGGTTTGGGCTTCATTACCAAGATGTGTGTACACCGTAGCCTTGGAAAGGGGGGATTAAGGGGGATAATTTGACTTGTGTATACACGCCAAGGCATCGGGGGGACTACAGGGGGGTACTATTATGTGCATCTTCATCCAAAATTGGTATGAGCTACAAGTATTAAGGATGTCGGCGTCTACAAGGCTGCTACGTGAGAAGTATTTGGATCGAGAACACTATCAAAGTTTGCAATTTATCATCAGCAATGAATTTTTATAAAAAGTTAGGCATATCAGAGATGACGCCATTAGCCTGTATAGGCAAATTTATTTAATAGCCTGAAGCTGTAGCTTATGGCTATGACAATAAGAATTTGTTGGCGTTATTCTGATTAATGTCTAAAGTCGATAATAAAGGACTGTATCACCAAAGT encodes:
- the pstA gene encoding phosphate ABC transporter permease PstA encodes the protein MTSNHNDFSATIEPVNLKGSKVSSKNILSVLLTTIAGFFTLLVIAPLVAVVYDVARQGLPRLGIESFTELPPPPGLTEGGFGHAIIGSLITLGVASVLSIPIGILGAIYLTEFAKGTQIAYWVRFSANVLTGVPAILAGLFSYSIVVATMGNFSALAGGVALSVLMLPIVMRTAEEGLLLIPQEVRQGALGMGATRFQTVTRIVIPAALPALATAVTLAIARAAGEAAPLLFTALNNNFWSTDLFAPIATLPVLIYFFAIIPFRAQQELAWAAALVLMGIVLLISVISRIATRQKV
- the pstC gene encoding phosphate ABC transporter permease subunit PstC, yielding MSIQTGESIRDNQPGIKKRLTTQGVFDQSFFWLTLIMAIAVAGVLAFVIFEIGMSALPAIQTFGLNFLITTTWDPVNNIYGALPQVYGTLVTSAIALLIAIPVGIGVAVFLNEDFIPSYIRTPILFAIELIVAIPSVVLGLWGIFVFIPFIRPFYQFLSDTLGWIPLFSGIPRGYSLLTLGIVLAIMVVPIIISITRDTLRSLPPELRQGAMAMGATRWETIMRVLIPAGLSGIIGSIMIALGRAMGETMVAAMLVGNANRITPSLLNPGATITSLIASQFGEAGRTQVAALLYTGLILMILSLIVNILAQVFIKKFQNVE
- the pstS gene encoding phosphate ABC transporter substrate-binding protein PstS, giving the protein MSGAGATFPAPLYQRWFSAYNKDVASNVQVSYQSVGSGAGLEQYINGTVDFGASDAPIEGDRLKSFQSKYNYEPIQVPMAGGFLSFAYNLPGVNDGQLRLSREVYCGIVQGNITNWNDPAIAKVNPNLKLPNLPILWSHRSDGSGTTFIFVNHINAACPKWPSGVGTSVKWPVGQGGQGNEGVAALIQQNQGAIGYVEYAYAKLNQLPSAEIENAAGNFIYPSAKAASTALENAEIPEDFGLTVPDPKGENAYPIVGLTWILVYRQYSDPQKWESLRKVMEWALTDGQSITTELDYVPMPESIINRIRERLDQVKAG
- a CDS encoding helix-turn-helix domain-containing protein — encoded protein: MGCRLKVFLTEEEKLTLEELRKAKDVPQRTKDRAQVLLLNTRGLKNEQIAKGLNWAISTVRQTLHRWEKMGLAGLWDAPGRGGKPRYSESDLVYLENCLAQDSESYNSKQLAKKLASERQVNLSADRLRRVLKQRGKRFGSAPV